The genome window ataaaaatatgatgttgGGGTCAATTGGAATTTCAACTAAATGACAAATTTTTAGtacaatttggaaaaaaaaatgttttattctataaaaggaattgaaaaaaaattcaaacttctCATAAGTGAAtggatttaattttatgttttaagaaagaaaaatcataaattgaAACTTAATTATTAATGTTCCCCTTGttttaatgattgaaaaagTAACTTATAATCTCTAGaagaattataataaatttagtaataatttattaaataatatttataaaaattgtatttatttataattaaattaagacctCTTAAGATTTAGTGTAAATACACTAAAATATcaaaagtattaaattttatcatttaggATTCCTATAAatgtatttcatatataaattttatattttaaataataaaatttaatttttagaggaCCGTTAAATACTactttccaaaatatttttacttaaaatctCTCTGAAAAAGGTAAatttggtaaataaaataaatttattaaagtattaattgatgaaatttaaaaccgATCATGATTGAGACAAAACCGTAGGCTtgagtgaaattaacccttaaacaaaccaaaaaaaaaaaagtctctcCTCTTGTGAGCATCAATGAGTATGGTCCAAGTGAGTCAAGTGACTTCCTTGGACAATAAAAAAGTTTCCAATGCTTTACACACGTCCCTTTATTACTGGATGAATTGATTATAGGGACAGAAGCGTCATTACAATGTGTTAACATTGACCCGAGCATCGACTTTGCCAAGAATCATTTCAGATCTCGGATCTCTGATTCTCAATTTACCTTTCCCATTCCCAAACAACCACCATCGCCCATCGCTAGCTCTTCAATTCCCTGCTTCTCTGCAACATGGTTGAATCATTTGCCTTTGCCATAGCTGACAGAGTTTTGGGGAAGTTGGGCTCTGCCCTCATCCAAGAAGTTGGCCTTGCCTGGGGTGTTAAAACCGAGCTGGAAGAGCTCAACGATACTTTATCCACCATCCGAGCGGTGCTCTTAGATGCTGAGGAGAAGCAAGCCACCAGCCATCAGCTGAGAGATTGGCTGGGAAAGCTCAAAGTTGGCTTTTATGATGCTGAAGATATTGTCGATGAATTTGAATATGAGGCCTTACGCCAGAAAGTGGTGGCTAGTGGGAGTTTTAAAACCAAGGTATGCAGTTTCTTTTCAAGTCCAAAGTCACTTGCATTCAATCTTAAGATGGGTCATagggtgaagaagataagagGGAGATTGGATAAAATTGCAGCTGATAAGTCAAAATTTAATCTCATCGAGGCTGTTGCAAACACGCCTGTTGTGCTAAGCAAGAGGGAGATGACCCACTCCTTTGTCCGAGCTTCCGATGTTATCGGGAGAGACgatgataaagaaaatattgttggGCTTTTGATGCAACCTAGCGTTACTGAGAATGTTTCTGTAATTCCCATAGTTGGGATTGGGGGGCTAGGCAAGACAACTCTGGCTAAACTTGTGTATAATGACGAGAGCGTAGTGGGGCAATTCTCCACTAAAATGTGGGTTTGTGTGTCAGATGAGTTTGATATTGAAAAGCTTATAAAGAAAATCCTTAAGGAGATCAGGAAAGGTGATGAAAGTTACAGTGACTCCTCCATGGAGCAGTTGCAGAGTCATCTTAGAAATGCATTAGATGGTGAAAAATTCTTGCTGGTTTTGGATGATGTGTGGAATACGGATCGTGAGAAGTGGCTTAAGCTGAAAGACTTGCTCGTGGACGGTGCCAGTGGAAGCAAAATTCTTGTAACTACACGCAAGAAGTCAACTGCTTCAATCATGGGCACTTTTCCCATGCAAGAAATAAAGGGTCTTTCTCATGACGATTGTTTATCTTTATTTGTGAAATGCGCATTTAGGGACGGAGAAGATAAACAATATCCAACCCTTTTAAAAATTGGGGACCAAATTGTTGAGAAATGTGCAGGGGTTCCTCTGGCTGTGAGAAGTTTAGGGAGTTTGCTGTATTCGAAAAGGGGTGAACGGGATTGGGTATCCATTAGAGATAGCAAAATATGGGAATTAGAACAAAATGAAGATGGTATTAATGAAGATGGTATTATGGCTGCGTTAAGACTGAGCTATTATGATTTGCCTTATCACTTGAAACAATGCTTTGCTCTTTGTTCCCTATTTCCCAAAGATTATGAATTTAGTAATGTTGTTTTGATCTCAACTTGGATGGCAGAAGGCCTCATTCATTCATCGGGACAAAATGCCAAAATGGAGGATATTGGTGAGAGATATATTAATGAGCTATTATCGAGATCTTTCTTTCAAGATGTTGAGCAGCTGATACTAGGAGTACTATATACATTCAAAATGCACGATCTTGTACATGATCTTGCGATGTTTTTTGCACAACCTGAGTGTTTAATACTAAATTTTCATAGTAAAGATATTCCTAAAAGGGTTCAACACGCCGCATTTTCTGATACCGAGTGGCCCAAAGAAGAGTGTAAAGCTTTAAAATTCTTGGAGAAGTTGAATAATGTTCATAccatttattttcaaatgaaaaatgtGGCCCCTAGAAGCGAATCATTTGTTAAGGCATGCATCTTGAGATTCAAATGTATACGGATATTGGATTTACAAGACTCTAACTTTGAAGCATTGCCTAAATCTATTGGTAGTATGAAGCATCTAAGATTTTTGG of Vitis vinifera cultivar Pinot Noir 40024 chromosome 17, ASM3070453v1 contains these proteins:
- the LOC109124342 gene encoding putative disease resistance protein RGA3, with the protein product MVESFAFAIADRVLGKLGSALIQEVGLAWGVKTELEELNDTLSTIRAVLLDAEEKQATSHQLRDWLGKLKVGFYDAEDIVDEFEYEALRQKVVASGSFKTKVCSFFSSPKSLAFNLKMGHRVKKIRGRLDKIAADKSKFNLIEAVANTPVVLSKREMTHSFVRASDVIGRDDDKENIVGLLMQPSVTENVSVIPIVGIGGLGKTTLAKLVYNDESVVGQFSTKMWVCVSDEFDIEKLIKKILKEIRKGDESYSDSSMEQLQSHLRNALDGEKFLLVLDDVWNTDREKWLKLKDLLVDGASGSKILVTTRKKSTASIMGTFPMQEIKGLSHDDCLSLFVKCAFRDGEDKQYPTLLKIGDQIVEKCAGVPLAVRSLGSLLYSKRGERDWVSIRDSKIWELEQNEDGINEDGIMAALRLSYYDLPYHLKQCFALCSLFPKDYEFSNVVLISTWMAEGLIHSSGQNAKMEDIGERYINELLSRSFFQDVEQLILGVLYTFKMHDLVHDLAMFFAQPECLILNFHSKDIPKRVQHAAFSDTEWPKEECKALKFLEKLNNVHTIYFQMKNVAPRSESFVKACILRFKCIRILDLQDSNFEALPKSIGSMKHLRFLDLSGNKRIKKLPNSICKLYHLQALSLSRCSELEELPRGIWSMISLRTVSITMKQRDLFGKEKGLRSLNSLQRLEIVDCLNLEFLSKGMESLIELRMLVINDCPSLVSLSHGIKLLTALEVLAIGNCQKLESMDGEAEGQEDIQSFGSLQILFFDNLPQLEALPRWLLHEPTSNTLHHLKISQCSNLKALPANDLQKLASLKKLEIDDCPELIKRCKPKTGEDWQKIAHIPEIYFDGREIASSTK